The Ruania halotolerans genome contains the following window.
TTCGAGGTTGCCTCGCTCCCCCAACCGGACGGCGCGACCGTGGGGGTCATCGGAAGCCTCCTCCTCGCAACCGCCGTACTCGCCCTCGCCGCCTGGCGGTTGACCCGAGCCCTCCGCTTCTCCCAAGGACAATGATGATGACTGCACTTCGCGCACTCGCTGCCATGACCACCCGCAACCTTCGGATCGCCCGGCGCCGCCCGGAGTTGCTCGTGCAGACGATGGCGTTACCCGTCGTCGTTCTCGTCCTTGCCTCCCTCATCTTCGGGGCGAGCGACTCGTGGCCGATCGCCGTCGTCGATGAGGCCGAAACTGCACAATCTCGCCAGCTCACCCACACCATCGACGAGACCCAGGGGCCGACCGGCCACTACTTCCGAGTGGTCGAGACCGACGCCACTGCAGCAGCCACGCAGCTCCTGGACGGCAGGCTGCACATGACGATCACGATCCCTCCCGACTTCGATACCACCGGAGTGGTTGAAGTCGCGACCTACAACATCAACACCGACGCCATGAAGAACGTACGGCTGCGCGTGACGACAATGGCGAACCTCTTTGACAGTGCCGCTCATGCCGACCAGATCACCGCGATCATCGACAGGGCTAAGCCGGTGGACGTCCCACGCACGGCTTTCATGGGCGGATCAGCGGTGATCCTCGCGCTGCTCCTCGGCGCCGCATTGATCTCTGCCAACCTCTACGCCGTCGACAGCGAGCATCGCACGGAGAAGGAGATCGCCCTGACCCCGCTGGGTAGCTATATCGCGGGACTAGGCGCAGCAGCCGCCGGGTGGATCCTCGCCTTCGTGGCTACTGTTCCCACTGTGCTCGTGGCGCTGGCCTTCGGGGCACGAGCGGAGCCCGACGACGTCTTCCGGGCCACCATGATCGTCCTTCCGGCCACGGCAGCAGCGGCCGGAGTGGGCGTGTTGGTCGCCGTCGGCCTGAGAACCCATCGCGTGATCCAGCCCGCGCTCATTCTGGTGGCACTCGGTAGTTACTTCGCGAGCGGTGGGTTCATCTCGGTCTCAGCCCTGCCCCCGCTCGCTCGTGCGATCAACGCCTGGTGGCCGCCCGTGTATGTCTTCGAGTGGTCCAATCCGGTGCTCCATGGAT
Protein-coding sequences here:
- a CDS encoding ABC transporter permease, translating into MTALRALAAMTTRNLRIARRRPELLVQTMALPVVVLVLASLIFGASDSWPIAVVDEAETAQSRQLTHTIDETQGPTGHYFRVVETDATAAATQLLDGRLHMTITIPPDFDTTGVVEVATYNINTDAMKNVRLRVTTMANLFDSAAHADQITAIIDRAKPVDVPRTAFMGGSAVILALLLGAALISANLYAVDSEHRTEKEIALTPLGSYIAGLGAAAAGWILAFVATVPTVLVALAFGARAEPDDVFRATMIVLPATAAAAGVGVLVAVGLRTHRVIQPALILVALGSYFASGGFISVSALPPLARAINAWWPPVYVFEWSNPVLHGFTSSPALGAVASLCGATVLAVALAALAAQRASRRKVSHGQ